The Ascochyta rabiei chromosome 10, complete sequence genome has a window encoding:
- a CDS encoding Deoxycytidine kinase 1 has translation MPRWRPLPRIAFAVCTHPFQPSSPADLPLEIGDELYIIEQAGHDGAWLRGYLVAPPSLLAGLTSIKGQTLEARVFSGIFPRVCVDVREVLGEGTTASPTQDAQDAQDAHHTNRTYHSTNGALTPTESTRAPSGDVVAALSSSTARPLSLSRSRSRSSRKRAASHGSQWASHDDRLQQRTLPLSPVSPASDPYAPRPPAPVPMLKIGDETPTSSQEPLVDEIASCLREWHSTKVHELLLARRYTLLDDMSFLVNRLDTARRQLLHKVLTANELDRVREATVWDLVAGNKLLSGHVIVRSPSQRGRILTGDDSAIETTKLQSIMSLLESPPLSQPDEHNLHHLFVSLRRVAGDVVPSAAQVSMHLCLKTPGMAPQPLSEAFFFDLTARDGSSVSLEGDKLRSLIVGLGSTDIGEGAGSGSSIHLVFKLMTHEPVRNLITQDKFGAPKDAVSSNGAGVQSSQHGSIKGGRRSAMFGSRRKDSSTTTSRTTTAATTATSTMTSSAEGRHASPDLQRSQTSESRPASTATKNRTPSRDQKTLKRVVAVGVLRVNHIMQNASEVDQTVTLWSTAGASDEAPEENAGWDEILTELYPSASRKYSRNDPISSLTVHLKAFIYPDAEKLIEKTPTMLHNIKQTRKMGFSGAPTKPRSDIYVTLVEPFLPKNAFLAHPKTGTIPLVQSSPMGSLQLTIEVRKSSGERIDGCIYPSTNSAGHTAWRTTAVERGERWNATVRLAIDPQDVPGSHLVMSVADAPGFPFALCWMPLWSHDAFVRDGDHALSLYRYDEYTSGMIAGKGAYLGLPWSAKKKDEHVMGGPMAAVRVQTFLCRAATGRACWSTSTFQLCPRDRDR, from the exons ATGCCGCGCTGGAGGCCGCTCCCGCGCATCGCGTTCGCCGTATGCACCCACCCGTTCCAGCCCTCGTCGCCCGCCGACCTGCCGCTCGAGATTGGCGACGAGCTGTACATCATCGAGCAGGCCGGCCATGACGGCGCCTGGTTGCGCGGCTACCTCGTCGCTCCGCCCTCGCTGCTGGCCGGCCTGACAAGCATCAAGGGCCAGACGCTCGAGGCTCGCGTCTTCTCCGGCATCTTCCCCCGCGTTTGCGTCGATGTTCGCGAAGTCCTGGGCGAGGGCACCACCGCCTCGCCTACTCAAGACGCCCAAGACGCCCAAGACGCCCATCACACCAATCGCACCTACCACAGCACCAACGGCGCCCTCACCCCCACCGAGAGCACGCGCGCACCCTCGGGCGACGTCGTTGCCGCCCTGTCCTCGTCCACGGCCCGTCCACTCTCGCTCTCGCGCTCACGCTCACGCTCCAGCAGAAAACGCGCAGCCAGCCATGGCTCACAGTGGGCCTCTCACGACGACCGTCTCCAGCAACGCACCCTGCCGCTCTCCCCAGTCTCGCCAGCCTCAGACCCTTATGCTCCACGCCCGCCTGCGCCCGTCCCCATGCTGAAGATTGGCGACGAGACGCCGACCTCCTCTCAAGAGCCTCTCGTCGACGAGATAGCATCGTGCCTGCGCGAGTGGCACTCGACAAAGGTCCACGAGCTTCTGCTTGCCCGCAGGTACACACTGCTCGACGACATGTCTTTCTTGGTCAACCGCCTCGATACGGCGCGCCGCCAGCTGCTGCACAAGGTCTTGACCGCGAACGAGTTGGACAGAGTGCGCGAAGCCACCGTCTGGGATCTCGTCGCAGGCAACAAACTGCTTTCTGGACATGTTATCGTGCGCAGCCCCTCGCAGCGTGGTCGCATTCTGACCGGAGACGATTCAGCCATCGAGACTACCAAGCTGCAGTCCATCATGAGCTTGCTTGAGAGTCCGCCTTTGTCGCAGCCTGATGAACACAACTTGCATCACCTATTCGTGAGCCTGCGCCGTGTCGCGGGCGATGTTGTCCCTAGCGCGGCTCAAGTCAGCATGCACCTCTGCTTGAAGACACCGGGCATGGCACCTCAGCCCCTCTCAGAAGCGTTTTTCTTCGATCTGACTGCACGAGACGGTTCTTCAGTCTCACTAGAGGGTGACAAGCTGCGCTCACTGATCGTAGGCCTCGGATCTACTGATATTGGAGAAGGGGCAGGCTCGGGATCAAGCATACATCTTGTTTTTAAATTGATGACCCACGAACCGGTTCGCAATCTAATAACCCAGGACAAATTCGGCGCTCCAAAAGACGCTGTTTCCAGCAACGGAGCAGGAGTACAATCTTCACAGCATGGCAGTATCAAAGGGGGAAGACGAAGTGCCATGTTCGGCTCCAGAAGGAAAGACTCGTCCACTACGACATCTCGAACCACTACTGCCGCCACCACCGCTACGTCGACGATGACCAGCTCCGCTGAGGGGCGACACGCTAGTCCTGATCTGCAGAGATCACAAACGTCCGAGAGTCGACCTGCCTCAACGGCCACCAAGAACAGAACGCCTTCGAGAGACCAGAAGACTCTAAAGAGAGTTGTCGCAGTCGGCGTTTTGCGAGTAAATCATATCATGCAGAATGCGTCAGAGGTGGATCAGACGGTCACTTTGTGGTCTACTGCTGGCGCATCTGACGAAGCACCAGAAGAGAACGCTGGTTGGGACGAGATTTTGACTGAACTCTACCCAAGCGCAAGCCGAAAATACAGCCGCAACGATCCCATAAGCAGCCTCACCGTCCACCTCAAGGCTTTCATCTACCCAGATGCCGAAAAACTAATCGAGAAGACACCTACAATGCTCCATAACATCAAGCAGACCCGGAAGATGGGTTTTTCGGGCGCTCCAACGAAACCGCGTAGTGACATCTATGTGACGCTTGTGGAACCGTTTCTGCCTAAGAACGCCTTTCTCGCTCACCCCAAGACAGGCACAATACCCCTTGTGCAATCCTCTCCGATGGGCAGCTTGCAGCTGACCATTGAAGTTCGCAAAAGCTCTGGAGAAAGAATTGACGGCTGCATCTATCCTTCCACTAACAGTGCAGGGCATACCGCATGGCGCACGACAGCAGTAGAAAGAGGTGAAAGATGGAACGCCACAGTTCGCCTCGCTATCGACCCGCAGGATGTACCTGGATCTCACCTAGTCATGAGCGTGGCAGACGCGCCTGGATTTCCCTTCGCATTATGCTGGATGCCACTTTGGAGCCATGATGCTTTTGTTCGAGACGGAGACCACGCTTTGTCTCTCTATCGTTACGACGAATACACTTCGGGCATGATTGCTGGTAAGGGAGCCTATTTGGGACTGCCCTGGAGCGCGAAAAAGAAGGATGAGCACGTCATGGGAGGACCTATGGCGGCCGTACGCGTTCAAACTTTCCTTTGCA GAGCAGCCACCGGGCGAGCTTGTTGGTCTACTTCGACGTTTCAACTTTGTCCCAGAGATCGAGATCGTTAA